The following proteins come from a genomic window of Zygotorulaspora mrakii chromosome 8, complete sequence:
- the IME2 gene encoding protein kinase IME2 (similar to Saccharomyces cerevisiae IME2 (YJL106W); ancestral locus Anc_1.255), which yields MVSTKGDKMISRVCNRSSQDSAAPPDVNNPPSYIPLRSIEDRYQIVEELGNGSFGCVSLAKAQIDLGKINEPRGSGLKPSFYRNTLLNQEKMEHENFFSKSQRLVAIKTMMTKLPTLHDYTRVREIKFILSIPAHKHLIQIFEIFIDSQHYQLHIVMECMEQNLYQMMRHRRRRVFSIPSLKSILAQILAGLKHIHEHDFFHRDLKPENILISASTRYFDKKWLNDGKYTDNYIVKLADFGLARHVQNKNPYTAYVSTRWYRSPEILLRSGYYSTPLDIWAFGCVAVEVTIFKPLFPGSNEMDQIWKILEILGTPHKTDESILSNYISHGGSWENAKEFAQRLNMKFPYIEGSGLDSLISSSQLKNLIEVIKLCLKWDPDERADVSQLCSMEFFHDTILDEREPSIKRSKNNIEPTLIFAGVKSSTSSNKNSLNHHSRKLIFHSENLLKHQQAHQVHSLNNENETGSVAENENENENNNNDDIIINDAKNQREDNDEKRSSFDKIVNINPMNDINRNDSNDELLSNHNHRRHDDDEIDISKEIAENIALCQIPIFENGQFLQQSNIDFDLNDKSLKNLANEIDTFDEQNPVDSFSQYYSTTTNSNVIVNTMTIPIESNYVHHHHSHHGPRTDRDTSVLNNCNSNDISTLQPVKKLLDNMSIDDSFNTNVNNQYSNVIPRSFLSKEQMTEETNKQLLELERGNIQYQQNDHQNQNMNESSNYSQKHQEQVYFGNVTF from the coding sequence ATGGTATCTACCAAGGGTGACAAGATGATCAGCAGAGTATGCAACAGGAGCTCTCAGGACTCTGCAGCTCCTCCGGATGTGAACAATCCACCCTCTTACATCCCGTTGAGATCGATTGAGGATAGGTATCAGATAGTCGAAGAGCTCGGCAATGGGTCTTTTGGGTGCGTTTCGCTCGCCAAGGCTCAGATAGATCTTGGAAAGATTAACGAACCTCGCGGCAGCGGATTGAAACCGTCTTTTTACAGAAATACGCTGTTGAAtcaggaaaaaatggagcACGAGAATTTCTTTAGCAAATCGCAACGCTTGGTTGCTATCAAAACAATGATGACCAAGTTACCGACGTTGCACGACTATACTCGCGTTAGGGAGAtcaaatttattttatcGATACCGGCGCATAAGCATctgattcaaatttttgagatttttaTCGATTCTCAGCATTACCAGTTGCACATCGTAATGGAATGCATGGAGCAAAATTTATACCAAATGATGAGACATAGAAGACGCAGAGtgttttcaattccatctttgaaatccatTCTAGCACAAATACTAGCTGGTCTAAAACATATTCATGAACACGATTTTTTCCATAGAGATTTGAAACCTGAAAATATATTGATAAGTGCAAGTACaagatattttgataaaaaatggcTCAATGATGGTAAATATACTGACAATTATATTGTTAAATTGGCAGATTTTGGTTTAGCAAGACAtgttcaaaacaaaaaccCATATACTGCTTATGTCTCTACTCGCTGGTATAGATCACCAGAGATTTTATTACGTAGCGGCTATTATTCGACACCATTAGATATTTGGGCATTTGGTTGCGTTGCAGTTGAAGTCACAATTTTTAAGCCATTATTTCCTGGTTCAAATGAAATGGATCAAATCTGGAAAATTTTAGAGATTCTAGGTACTCCCCATAAAACAGATGAATCAATACTTTCTAATTATATTTCTCACGGCGGCTCATGGGAAAACGCAAAAGAATTTGCTCAAAGAttaaatatgaaatttcCATATATTGAAGGTTCAGGATTAGATTCGTTGATCTCAAGTTCtcagttgaaaaatctaaTTGAAGTTATCAAGCTGTGTTTAAAATGGGACCCAGATGAAAGAGCTGATGTTAGTCAGTTATGTTCGATGGAATTTTTCCATGATacaattcttgatgaaaGAGAACCTTCTAttaaaagatcaaaaaataatatagAGCCAACATTAATATTTGCTGGAGTGAAATCCTCAACAAgttcaaacaaaaattctttgaatcatCACTCAAGGAAGTTAATCTTCCATTCTgaaaatttattgaaacaCCAACAAGCCCATCAAGTTCACTCATTGAATAACGAAAATGAAACTGGAAGTGTAGctgagaatgaaaatgagaatgaaaacaataataatgatgatatcATTATTAATGACgcaaaaaatcaaagagaaGATAATGACGAAAAACGTTCATCGTTTGATAAAATAGTTAATATCAATCCAATGAATGATATTAATCGTAATGATAGCAATGATGAACTTCTGAGTAATCATAACCATCGTCGtcatgatgatgatgaaattgatatatcgaaagaaattgcagaGAATATTGCTTTATGTCAAAtaccaatttttgaaaatggtcaatttttgcaacaatcaaatattgattttgatttgaatgataaAAGTCTCAAGAATTTAGccaatgaaattgatactTTTGATGAACAAAATCCAGTAGATTCATTTTCGCAATACTATAGTACAACTacaaattcaaatgtcATTGTTAATACAATGACAATACcaattgaatcaaattATGTTCACCATCATCATTCCCATCATGGTCCTCGCACTGATCGTGATACTAGCGTACTCAATAATTGCAACAGTAATGATATTAGCACATTACAACCGGTCAAGAAACTTTTGGATAATATGTCAATTGACGATTCTTTCAATACGAATGTCAATAATCAATACTCGAATGTTATACCACGAAGTTTCCTTTCGAAGGAGCAAATGACTGAGGAAACCAACAAACAACTACTAGAATTGGAAAGAGGAAATATTCAATACCAACAAAATGATCACCAGAATCAGAATATGAACGAAAGTTCAAATTATAGTCAAAAACATCAGGAGCAAGTATATTTTGGGAATGTTACATTTTAA
- a CDS encoding uncharacterized protein (similar to Saccharomyces cerevisiae SET4 (YJL105W) and SET3 (YKR029C); ancestral locus Anc_1.256): protein MSATTSKEAMEGSLLEDASTLLMFSKTRSDSNSSSHNHSHDRSHDHSTSGTLQASTTDPSNSSARNENTDQFHSQFKSLPLTRSNTGSGTVSPRNPLASPGPASVALLEDERNEIIPSNGAPSRSSSSNNSGSNNSSSNNKGMVAAAALAAAATVPLPLKTRGANKNTQEDASRGDSGSRKGSKRRKEWPVPDSYIVHLDAGVISCICGHDDDDGFTIQCDHCNRWQHAVCYNIKDSATAPEEYLCNVCDPRKLDVKRAKKKQQERIKYLKEPNLDSSQSSNSQFAYEGTKRDSKSDNNIEDNDIRDNTNTGKSNDTNSNYNNDGGSNKTGNNNNSNKYDNSEFSNISGSGNSRSQRVIRDRSHNVSKEDGTNGTFEDDTGRKRRREDDNVSLETTQKNNGKISENVTYLSAKDAYSATYLPITSCEYKDKYMKMFIDKHNDDDWVIPYNGKPFESLPLEVKPYSEVGNSKIFPGFTKLGVYMGESCEKNDFISEITGEVYFQGDYISDLRNHYRIWGTTKPKLFFHPHLPLCIDARLSGNMARYIRRCCKPNVEIATVKVLATNEVKFLLRAKRKIEKGEEIHMNWQWDLRHPILQIMNGTATLESLNEPDKYLMIHSIHTILGSCDCACGNSKDCNLLKVKKFSQNLYKSVKSKMNNRYKLNEILNQYQGKKRRPPPILTRLVQESEDNQIKAPRVIADLNVKKLAFLDTESRITEAKPSSLKVPLILKNGAESNDRPYKWILMEKDRKKEEILPDGGVGAVSIKSTIITNPSQYDESNVTDIDLLPIPIVLEVPLRSDKGTTPVGLDSSNYTTGTGQTKYRDSTLGSSPTAAARSIPENASQSIMNAPPMVLSSYGVSKLDERNNSSSASSLADLSDHNRRPLKKKLSFADYRKKQSK, encoded by the coding sequence ATGTCAGCAACAACCTCAAAGGAGGCCATGGAAGGGTCACTCCTCGAAGACGCCTCTACTTTACTTATGTTTTCCAAGACAAGAAGTGATAGCAATAGCAGCAGCCATAATCATAGCCATGATCGCAGCCATGATCATTCTACTTCGGGTACCCTCCAGGCCTCAACAACAGATCCCTCGAATTCTTCGGCACGAAATGAAAACACGGACCAGTTTCATTCCCAGTTTAAGTCTTTGCCATTAACAAGGTCCAACACAGGTAGTGGTACAGTTTCCCCAAGAAATCCTTTGGCATCGCCCGGTCCCGCTTCCGTTGCTTTATTGGAGgatgaaagaaatgaaattatACCATCGAATGGTGCACCGTCTAGGAGCAGTAGTAGTAATAACAGTGGTAGCAACAATAGCAGTAGCAATAACAAAGGAATGGTAGCAGCAGCAGCCTTGGCCGCTGCTGCAACAGTTCCGTTGCCTTTGAAGACTCGTGGTGCAAATAAGAACACGCAAGAAGATGCGTCTAGGGGGGATAGCGGCAGTAGAAAAGGATCCAAAAGGAGAAAGGAATGGCCCGTACCAGATTCGTATATTGTTCATTTAGATGCCGGTGTGATATCGTGCATTTGTGGCcacgatgatgatgatggattTACTATTCAGTGTGACCATTGTAACAGATGGCAGCATGCTGTGTGCTATAACATCAAGGATAGCGCCACAGCTCCGGAGGAGTACCTTTGTAATGTTTGTGATCCAAGAAAACTTGATGTCAAACGAGCTAAGAAGAAGCAACAAGAGAGAATaaagtatttgaaagagcCCAATCTGGATAGCTCACAATCGTCTAACTCACAATTTGCATACGAAGGAACAAAACGCGATAGCAAAAGTGATAACAATATTGAGGATAACGACATAAGGGATAATACAAATACGGGTAAGAGTAACGATACAAATTCTAACTATAATAATGACGGAGGTAGTAATAAAACGGGTAATAATAACAACAGTAATAAATATGATAATAGCGAGTTTAGTAATATTAGTGGAAGTGGTAATAGTAGATCTCAAAGAGTAATTAGGGACAGGAGTCATAATGTGTCCAAGGAAGATGGTACAAATGgcacttttgaagatgacactggaagaaaaagaagacgGGAAGACGATAACGTATCCTTAGAGACAACACAGAAGAATAATGGAAAAATTAGCGAGAATGTAACGTATTTGAGTGCAAAAGATGCGTATTCGGCTACTTATTTGCCAATTACTTCGTGCGAATACAAGGACAAGTACATGAAAATGTTTATCGACAAACacaatgatgatgattggGTCATACCGTATAATGGTAAGCCATTCGAATCATTGCCTTTGGAAGTTAAACCTTATTCAGAAGTTGgtaattcaaaaatatttcctGGATTCACAAAATTGGGAGTTTATATGGGCGAAAGCTGTGAAAAAAACGATTTTATTAGTGAAATTACTGGTGAGGTTTATTTTCAGGGAGATTATATATCAGATTTGAGAAATCACTATAGGATTTGGGGAACAACGAAACCAAAATTGTTTTTCCATCCACATTTGCCGTTGTGTATTGATGCAAGACTTTCCGGAAACATGGCAAGGTATATTAGACGGTGCTGCAAACCAAATGTAGAAATAGCAACAGTCAAGGTACTTGCCACAAATGAAGTTAAATTTTTATTAAGAgcgaaaaggaaaattgaaaaaggtgAAGAGATACATATGAATTGGCAATGGGATTTGAGACACCccattttgcaaataatgAACGGTACGGCAACTTTAGAATCATTAAATGAGCCAGACAAGTATTTAATGATACACTCTATTCACACCATTTTAGGCTCTTGCGATTGCGCATGTGGCAATAGCAAAGATTgtaatcttttgaaagttaAGAAGTTCTCCCAGAATCTTTACAAATCGgtaaaatcaaaaatgaataacAGATACAAACTGAATGAAATATTAAATCAATACcagggaaaaaaaagacgGCCACCGCCGATATTAACGAGATTGGTTCAGGAAAGCGAAGATAATCAAATAAAAGCACCAAGGGTAATAGCGGATTTGaatgtcaaaaaattggCCTTTTTAGACACAGAATCAAGGATCACTGAGGCTAAACCATCCTCACTGAAAGTGCCATTGATTTTAAAGAACGGCGCAGAGTCGAATGATCGACCATATAAATGGATACTAATGGAAAAGGATagaaagaaagaggaaattCTCCCCGATGGTGGAGTTGGAGCTGTTTCCATCAAGTCGACCATAATTACAAACCCGTCTCAATACGATGAATCAAATGTAACGGATATAGACTTACTGCCAATTCCAATCGTTTTGGAGGTACCGCTAAGAAGTGACAAAGGTACTACTCCAGTTGGATTGGATTCATCAAACTACACCACTGGTACAGGTCAAACGAAATATAGAGACAGCACATTGGGCAGTTCTCCAACAGCTGCAGCAAGATCCATACCCGAAAATGCGTCTCAGTCCATCATGAACGCACCACCAATGGTTCTCTCTTCTTATGGCGTCTCCAAGTTGGACGAGAGGAATAATTCTTCAAGCGCATCAAGTCTAGCAGATTTGTCAGACCATAACAGAAGACCACTCAAGAAAAAGCTGAGCTTTGCGGACTACAGAAAGAAACAAAGCAAATAA
- the PAM16 gene encoding import motor complex subunit PAM16 (similar to Saccharomyces cerevisiae PAM16 (YJL104W); ancestral locus Anc_1.257), producing the protein MAHRAFIQVIITGASVFGKAFAEAYRQAAAQSVKQGASAARGRAASAEYGGITLDESSKILNIEGEQDMNIDKINQRFKYLFEINDKAKGGSFYLQSKIYRASERLKWELAEKEKLNNKGPASASPTSQQPKQ; encoded by the coding sequence ATGGCTCACAGGGCCTTCATCCAGGTTATCATAACGGGAGCCAGCGTTTTTGGTAAAGCATTTGCGGAAGCTTACAGACAAGCTGCTGCCCAATCTGTTAAACAGGGTGCCAGTGCAGCAAGAGGCAGAGCTGCATCAGCTGAATATGGTGGTATAACTCTTGACGAGAGCTCCAAAATTCTGAACATAGAAGGAGAACAAGACATGAACATAGACAAGATTAACCAACGATTCAAATACCTATTCGAAATTAATGACAAGGCCAAAGGTGGTAGTTTTTATTTGCAAAGTAAGATCTACAGAGCATCGGAACGACTAAAATGGGAACTGGccgaaaaggaaaagctCAATAACAAAGGGCCAGCATCAGCATCACCGACAAGTCAACAGCCGAAACAATAA
- the RQT4 gene encoding Rqt4p (similar to Saccharomyces cerevisiae YKR023W; ancestral locus Anc_1.259), protein MTRSQAIEYAVRKIPGILPLDESDVRALCEQVLKCGKSDPDAISQGFLDILGHEEAPFEFVIKFHQLLSQKEPGKDRNVTTEARPRVLPTKVPNGDKIQQASKKESTTKKHGKSVSNSATVKPLKESKQSKAQKQKLLEEIDEAWKFLELEHNEQDSKKYICNCQGKRYPLFELAPNCLSCGKIICVREGLHLNNCSFCGQEILPLDEKLKIIQSLRKEKNELNNGAKNSVAPTAQLHKNNARNRYANSYKIASGMGTNLFLEQDKLFDLIERQQERERKRKEVLKIQEDNEREEMKIQSRTKQKNSTDAELWEAQERLEKLLHFQDTSAERTKIIDNASDFSISHDGDLWGSAEQRALMIKKQQRNLRKFEKLERERNGKRDKYVVSMNIGPDGKVTMNEVSNNNGQVTAHSDDDLDEISDEEDRKDLLEMNELKNDIKLENAALKNSLQSTVWDYKKYGKQFETPRYVDSSTSKANYKQKNVDQNKMTSRIQIDDNDHNFWDFIA, encoded by the coding sequence ATGACTAGATCGCAAGCTATAGAATATGCAGTAAGGAAGATTCCTGGGATTTTGCCCCTCGATGAAAGCGACGTTAGAGCTCTTTGTGAACAGGTACTCAAATGTGGAAAATCCGATCCGGATGCGATATCTCAAGGCTTCCTGGATATATTGGGTCACGAAGAGGCCCCTTTTGAGTTTGTCATCAAGTTCCATCAGTTGCTCTCCCAGAAAGAGCCCGGAAAGGATAGAAACGTCACGACTGAAGCTAGACCGAGAGTGCTTCCAACTAAAGTTCCCAATGGAGATAAAATACAACAAGCCAGCAAGAAAGAATCCACTACTAAGAAACACGGTAAATCTGTTAGCAATTCAGCAACTGTAAAACCACTGAAAGAATCCAAACAATCGAAGGCTCAGAAACAGAAGTTATTGGAAGAGATAGATGAAGCTTGGAAATTCTTAGAACTAGAGCATAACGAACAAGACTCTAAAAAATACATTTGCAATTGTCAAGGCAAAAGATACCCATTATTTGAACTTGCTCCCAACTGTCTATCCTGCGGAAAAATCATATGTGTACGAGAAGGTTTACATTTGAATAATTGCTCCTTTTGTGGTCAAGAAATATTACCActggatgaaaaattgaaaattatACAGTCATTAAgaaaggagaaaaatgaacTAAATAATGGCGCCAAAAATTCAGTAGCTCCTACTGCCCAATTGCACAAAAATAATGCCAGGAATAGATATGCCAATTCATATAAAATAGCATCAGGTATGGGTACAAACCTTTTCTTGGAGCAAGATAAACTATTTGATCTTATAGAAAGGCAGCAGGaaagagagagaaaacGTAAAGAagtgttgaaaattcaagaaGACAATGAAAgggaagaaatgaaaattcaaagcaGGACTAAGCAGAAAAATTCAACCGATGCGGAACTCTGGGAAGCGCAAGAACGACTTGAGAAGCTTCTCCATTTCCAAGACACTTCTGCTGAGCGTACAAAAATTATAGATAATGCTAGCGATTTTAGCATATCACATGATGGTGATTTATGGGGTAGTGCAGAGCAGAGGGCTTTAATGATTAAGAAGCAGCAACGCAATCTCAGgaaatttgagaaattagaaagagaaagaaatggaaaacGTGACAAATATGTTGTCAGTATGAATATCGGGCCTGACGGAAAGGTTACAATGAACGAAGTCTCAAATAACAACGGTCAGGTTACTGCCCATTCAGATGACGATTTGGACGAAATAAGCGACGAGGAGGATAGAAAGGACTTACTTGAGATGAACGaattaaaaaatgacattAAACTCGAGAATGCTGCTTTAAAAAACTCATTACAGTCAACTGTGTGGGACTATAAAAAATACGGAAAACAGTTTGAAACACCAAGATATGTTGATTCTTCTACCAGTAAAGCCAAttataaacaaaaaaatgtggatcaaaacaaaatgaCATCTAGGattcaaattgatgataatgacCACAATTTTTGGGATTTTATCGCATAA
- the GSM1 gene encoding Gsm1p (similar to Saccharomyces cerevisiae YJL103C; ancestral locus Anc_1.260) produces MTKKLPFELKQKRKHIQRACVFCNEKHLQCDVGRPCQNCLKRNVGYLCRDKVRKTRKHSGTDGISKLDRNHTENSLKTTSFIVPVAPVYSSDSKDKHALSKKIDDFPTEIPRVQSLNTLLNCAQTSFLDPIVPSLDLTSNIQPDDRLDAKQSKGLGDMPQLDFDSMWMSNEYMKLDDLTRMYSQDRDEDIKVGDDKTEKVPPPPKRSLSSQLFQYMNVGPTISKSDSRPFISLEMATASSVNEGKKNSESASSFIDYSDVTPYRLRQLIKTPQDLSEKKSLIKPHNYRAAYKQLLKCLYNMFLAGYSQDTGMLSEQNEEAKQALRDKIHLRREQLRYIATSIVHLYMPTFVTLTSNMIEDDLLLQEVILQRTLLEYESMAKLVNCTPICIWRRSGEICFVSNEFLSLTGFSRKAILDNRKYIIEFLDHQSVVDYYDLFHQTLAFGSGGKRKNATSSGDAVFSECKLLVNNGFFLKCSCCWSVKRDSFNIPLLIMGQFLPIFDSD; encoded by the coding sequence ATGACTAAGAAATTACCGTTTGAGTTGAAACAAAAACGCAAACACATTCAAAGGGCATGCGTGTTTTGCAATGAGAAGCATCTCCAGTGCGATGTTGGTAGGCCCTGTCAAAACTGTTTGAAAAGGAACGTTGGCTACCTCTGCAGGGATAAGGTTAGGAAGACCCGGAAGCATTCGGGAACTGATGGCATTTCTAAATTAGATCGCAACCATACCGAAAATAGCTTAAAAACTACATCATTTATTGTGCCGGTAGCGCCTGTCTATTCTTCTGATTCTAAGGACAAACACGCCTTGtccaaaaaaatagatGATTTTCCTACTGAGATTCCAAGAGTTCAAAGTCTAAATACGCTATTGAACTGCGCTCAAACATCGTTTTTGGATCCTATTGTTCCGAGCTTGGATCTTACGAGTAATATACAACCAGATGACCGTCTCGATGCTAAGCAGAGTAAAGGGCTCGGTGACATGCCTCAGTTAGATTTTGATAGCATGTGGATGAGCAATGAGTACATGAAACTGGATGACCTCACCCGAATGTACTCTCAAGATAGAGACGAGGATATCAAGGTGGGTGATGACAAAACAGAAAAGGTGCCACCTCCACCCAAAAGATCCTTGTCCTCACAGTTGTTTCAGTATATGAACGTTGGCCCAACTATCTCAAAGTCAGACTCAAGACCTTTCATTTCACTAGAAATGGCAACGGCCAGCAGCGTTAATGAAGGTAAGAAAAACTCTGAATCCGCTTCAAGCTTTATTGACTACAGTGATGTAACGCCATATAGGCTAAGACAATTGATTAAAACTCCGCAGGATCTTTCCGAGAAGAAGTCATTGATTAAGCCTCATAACTACCGAGCAGCCTATAAGCAATTACTGAAATGCTTGTATAATATGTTTCTCGCCGGTTATTCCCAGGACACTGGCATGTTATCAGAACAAAATGAGGAGGCTAAACAGGCATTGAGAGACAAGATTCATTTAAGACGGGAACAATTGAGATATATAGCAACTTCGATCGTCCATCTTTATATGCCTACTTTTGTTACTTTGACATCAAATATGATTGAGGACGACTTGCTTCTACAAGAGGTAATATTACAAAGAACACTTTTAGAATACGAAAGTATGGCTAAGCTGGTTAACTGCACTCCTATCTGTATTTGGAGACGCTCGGGGGAGATTTGTTTTGTGAGTAAtgaatttctttcattaaCAGGATTCTCAAGAAAAGCAATATTGGATAATAGAAAATATATCATCGAATTTTTGGACCATCAGAGTGTGGTAGATTATTACGATTTATTTCATCAGACGCTGGCTTTTGGATCAGGAGGGAAACGAAAAAATGCGACTTCCAGTGGGGACGCAGTTTTCAGTGAGTGCAAATTATTAGTCAATAATggttttttcttgaaatgcTCATGCTGCTGGTCAGTTAAAAGAGACTCTTTCAACATTCCTCTTCTGATCATGGGACAGTTTTTACCGATTTTTGACAGCGACTGA
- the DBP7 gene encoding putative ATP-dependent RNA helicase (similar to Saccharomyces cerevisiae DBP7 (YKR024C); ancestral locus Anc_1.261): MSDDDVMLVNFATDEGDASSNARQNVKVVGGKWKDRRRLKMMVDGEPSKRKRLENTPEIEREIKKVKEAGFSSQEFTRRPVPKKTSNDTSRTAASTANSNIVSSLFTSNREMTTSVNTNKHDENAQINPSNAPLLEDSFEAIGVKEPLVSHLAEKMRIKKPTNIQKQVISQFCSATEKDNDLFINAQTGSGKTLAFLLPILSRILDMNVRVDRKSGCFALIIAPTRELASQIYSVASMLTNSCHYLVPCLLIGGERKKSEKARLRKGCNFIIGTPGRILDHLQNTKVIKEQLGHSLRYVVLDEGDKLMELGFEETITEILQILHDVPVDNSSFHGLPSRIVHVLCSATLQGGVKKLGNVALTNYKLIKSGKNADNAVSEVPDQLLQKIVFVSPKLRLVTLAGILDGISKKSNPEETSRTIVFLTCSDSVDFHYDAFSSSNGNYRALAGDSVRQLTKGNTILPSFSDDEDPGVIFYKLHGSLPQPTRVATLDHFSKNNEFTKGKHLIMFCTDVASRGLDLPHVGTVVEMDPPFSTEDHLHRTGRTARAGQKGEAILFLFPGEEEGYLERIKPSHPKGWKLVKYDEEILKPAFDSTNVKRNDKESEKPLEKTLGWDTNATTWHLNIERRVLEDPNFKSLAMKAFTSHVRAYATHISQEKQFFNIKFLHLGHLAKGFALRERPKGIAFQSAKSKDDSQGRAKKPSSESGKNKMFRMARMAVKESVSEFNY; this comes from the coding sequence ATGAGTGATGACGATGTTATGCTCGTTAACTTCGCCACTGACGAAGGTGATGCCAGTTCAAATGCCAGACAGAACGTCAAAGTCGTAGGCGGGAAATGGAAAGACAGAAGGAGACTAAAGATGATGGTAGATGGGGAGCCTTCAAAGAGGAAGCGACTTGAGAATACACCTGAGATCGAACGAGAAATAAAGAAAGTCAAAGAGGCAGGATTCAGTTCACAGGAGTTTACTAGAAGGCCAGTACCTAAAAAAACGTCAAATGATACATCTCGCACGGCAGCTTCGACTGCTAACTCAAATATAGTATCGTCTTTGTTCACTTCGAATCGTGAGATGACTACCTCGGTAAATACTAATAAGCATGATGAAAACGCTCAGATCAACCCATCTAATGCGCCATTACTTGAAGATTCATTTGAAGCAATAGGCGTCAAGGAACCATTGGTGTCACATTTGGCCGAAAAAATGCGAATTAAGAAACCaacaaatattcaaaaacaggtgatttctcaattttGCTCCGCTACTGAGAAAGATAACGATCTGTTTATTAACGCTCAAACTGGGTCAGGTAAGACCCTAGCATTTTTGCTACCAATTCTGTCTCGTATACTTGATATGAACGTCAGAGTAGATCGTAAATCTGGATGTTTTGCCTTAATAATTGCTCCTACTCGTGAACTAGCGTCCCAGATATACTCTGTGGCATCCATGCTCACAAATAGTTGTCACTATCTCGTTCCATGTTTGTTAATTGGTGGTGAGCGCAAGAAATCAGAAAAAGCACGGTTGAGAAAAGGCTgtaatttcattattggtACCCCAGGGCGTATACTGGACCATTTGCAGAATACGAAAGTTATCAAAGAACAATTGGGTCATTCGCTGAGGTATGTCGTGTTAGATGAAGGTGACAAACTGATGGAGCTGGGTTTCGAAGAAACAATCACCGAAATCTTACAGATTTTACATGATGTCCCAGTTGATAACTCAAGTTTCCATGGTTTACCGTCACGTATTGTCCATGTATTGTGTAGTGCAACACTACAAGGCGGTGTAAAAAAACTAGGGAATGTTGCCTTAACAAATTACAAGCTTATTAAAAGTGGTAAAAATGCAGATAATGCGGTAAGTGAAGTACCGGATCAACTATTGCAAAAgattgtttttgtttcacCAAAGCTTAGATTGGTCACATTAGCTGGTATTCTGGAtggaatttcaaaaaaaagcaaTCCAGAAGAAACATCTCGAACAATTGTATTTCTAACGTGTTCGGATAGCGTTGACTTTCATTACGACGCATTTTCCTCTAGTAATGGAAACTATCGTGCTTTGGCGGGTGATTCAGTAAGGCAGCTAACCAAGGGAAATACGATTCTACCGAGTTTTTCAGATGACGAAGATCCTGGCGttatattttacaaattACATGGATCTTTACCGCAACCCACAAGAGTTGCTACGTTAGATCATTTCAGTAAAAACAATGAATTCACCAAAGGCAAGCATTTAATCATGTTCTGTACAGATGTTGCAAGTAGGGGTTTAGATTTGCCTCATGTCGGAACAGTGGTGGAAATGGATCCTCCCTTTTCAACAGAAGATCATCTGCACAGAACGGGACGTACTGCTCGTGCCGGTCAAAAAGGTGAAGCtattctctttcttttcccGGGTGAAGAGGAAGGCTACTTGGAAAGAATAAAGCCAAGTCATCCAAAGGGTTGGAAGCTGGTGAaatatgatgaagaaatctTAAAACCCGCTTTCGATTCTACCAACGTTAAAAGAAATGACAAAGAGTCAGAGAAGCCCCTAGAGAAAACTTTGGGGTGGGATACAAATGCAACTACGTGGCATTTGAATATTGAAAGACGGGTTTTGGAAgatccaaatttcaaatctttggCCATGAAAGCATTTACAAGTCATGTCAGGGCTTATGCGACCCATATTTCCCAAGAAAAACAATTCTttaatatcaaatttttgcatCTTGGTCATCTGGCAAAGGGCTTCGCCTTAAGAGAAAGACCAAAGGGTATAGCATTTCAATCTGCGAAGTCTAAGGATGATTCTCAAGGGAGGGCAAAGAAACCTTCAAGTGAGAGCGGGAAAAACAAGATGTTCCGTATGGCTCGTATGGCAGTAAAAGAGTCAGTAAGTGAGTTCAACTACTGA